The Haloarchaeobius amylolyticus genome window below encodes:
- a CDS encoding class I SAM-dependent methyltransferase, protein MDGDPLGAAMLDYQRGGLRGECRYVDGPETADGHIQANYFRDMRDMDEAWEQALLALGEPVLDVGCGSGQYALWLQGHGRDVVPFDVSPGAVEAARDRGVEDAHVADMFDMPYPESAFPGLLANGTQLGLGGSIPGIRDLLCEFARVTTSDATAWVDEYDPAKLDDTGEMFGYRPDPREGVAHRTFHFEYDRDGERLVGETLHFLLVAPDRLRDACVGTPWSVTDVDEGEVYYKAKLEK, encoded by the coding sequence GCCGCCATGCTGGACTACCAGCGCGGCGGCCTCCGCGGCGAGTGTCGATACGTCGACGGCCCGGAGACCGCCGACGGCCACATCCAGGCGAACTACTTCCGCGACATGCGCGACATGGACGAGGCATGGGAACAGGCACTCCTGGCGCTCGGGGAGCCGGTCCTCGACGTGGGCTGTGGCAGCGGCCAGTACGCCCTGTGGCTGCAGGGCCACGGCAGGGACGTCGTCCCCTTCGACGTGAGCCCCGGCGCGGTCGAGGCGGCCCGCGACCGCGGGGTCGAGGACGCCCACGTCGCGGACATGTTCGACATGCCCTACCCCGAGAGCGCGTTCCCCGGCCTGCTGGCGAACGGGACCCAGCTCGGCCTCGGCGGCTCCATCCCAGGAATCCGGGACCTGCTCTGTGAGTTCGCCCGCGTCACGACCAGCGACGCGACCGCGTGGGTCGACGAGTACGACCCCGCGAAGCTCGACGACACCGGCGAGATGTTCGGCTACCGGCCCGACCCACGCGAGGGCGTGGCCCACCGGACGTTCCACTTCGAGTACGACCGCGACGGCGAGCGACTGGTCGGCGAGACGCTGCACTTCCTGCTGGTCGCCCCCGACCGACTGCGGGACGCCTGCGTCGGGACGCCGTGGTCGGTGACCGACGTGGACGAGGGCGAGGTGTACTACAAGGCGAAACTGGAGAAGTAG